The Bacteroidota bacterium region AGGAAACTACTGTTAAAGTAGACAATATCATCAACAACACTAACCCGGCATGGACAAAGGCCCCGGCTGATTTAAGTGACGAGGATTACAACAACTTCTATCGCGAATTGTACCCTTCTAATTTTGAAGATCCATTGTTTCACATTCACCTAAACGTTGATTATCCTTTCAATCTTACCGGAATCCTATATTTCCCTAAGATTTCGAAAACTATGGATATGCAGAAGGATAAAATCCAACTGTATCAAAATCAGGTTTTCATTACCGATAATGTTGAGAACATAGTTCCTGATTTCTTAAACATGCTTAAGGGTGTTATAGATTCTCCGGATATTCCTTTAAATGTTTCCCGTTCTTATTTACAGGCCGACGCTGCCGTAAAAAGAATTTCAGGACACATCACCAAGAAGGTTGCTGATAAGTTAAATTCAATGTACAAAAATGACAGAGAGGATTTCCAAAAGAAATGGGATGATATCAAAATCATTATCGAATACGGAATGCTTTCTGAGCAAAAATTCTATGACAGAGCTAAAAAATTCGCTCTTTATCCAACTATTGACGGTGAGTTTTTCACTTTTGAAGAGCTTACAGAAAAGGTAAAAGACAATCAGACTGATAAAGACGGAAATACTGTTATCCTTTACGCAGGAAATAAAGAAGCACAACACGCATATATCGAGAGAGCAAAAGAAAAAGGCTACGAAGTATTATTACTTGATTCTCCAATCGTTTCTCACCTTATTCAGAAAATTGAAGGCGAAAACGAAAAAATTAAGTTTGCCCGTGTTGATGCTGATTCAATCGAAAAGCTTATCGATAAAAATGAAACAGTAATTTCTAAATTATCGAAAGAGGAAGAAGAAACTCTTAAGCCTGTTATCGAAGGAGCTATCAGCGATTCAAAATATACAATTCAGATGGAGGCTTTAGATTCTAAAGAACTTCCGTTTCTGGTTACTGTACCCGAATTTATTCGCCGAATGAACGAACAGGCTCAAACCGGCGGCGGAATGATGGGAATGGGTCAGATGCCTGAAATGTATAATTTAGTAGTTAACACTAACAATGAATTGGTTTCTGAAATTCTTAGCGAAGAAGATGAAGAAAGAAAAGGACGCCTGGTTCGTCAGGGATTCGACCTTGCGAAACTTCAGCAAAATCTTCTTCACGGAGAAGAATTGACTAAATTCATTAAACGAAGTGTTGATTTGATTAAATAAAATCAATTATATTTTTTCATACAAACCTCGAAGTATAGTTACTTCGAGGTTTTTTTAATTAATAAAATGAAACGAGCATGAGCAACAATTTTCACATACAGAGGAATGACTATCTCATGCGAATACCATCTGACCGATGAAAAACAAATTGTAAACAGATGAAACAATTTATTCATAAATAACGTTTATCTTTAAATAAGATAATAATAAACAAACTTGGTATGAATAGATTAAAGATATTATTTATTACAATTATAATTGCACTTGCAATAAATGTTGAAGCTCAGGAAAAAGAAAACATCAGAACATTAGCCGTTCAGGGAAATGGTGAGATAAGTGTAAAACCCGATGTAGCAAACATTAATTTTATGCTTTCATCCGTAAATATGGATTTTGAGGAAGCAGTAGATGAATTAAATAAAAAAATAAACAAACTCACAAAATCACTGAAAAGGGCCGGAATAAAGAAAGAGGAAATATATTCTTCGAATTACACTATAAAAAAGGAATATCAGCACGATTATCAAAACAGAGAAAAAACATTTATCGGCTATAAGGTATCTCACTCAATAACTCTTCAAACCTCAGCAGATACAAAATCGGTGAACAAAGTTTTCGATGCCTTAATTTCAAGTTTAAAAGATGTAGAACTAACATTGAGCTTCGGAATAAAAAATACTGAACAAATAAAAAATGAGCTGATAAAAAAAGCCATCGAAGATGCGAAACAAAAAGCTTCGTTAATGGCTCAGGCATCAGGTGTTAAGTTATTGAAAATACAAACTATTAACTACCACAGCTCCCCTATTCATTTCAGATCCGGCACTAACTCAATGATGGTTTCAAAGAAGATGGAAGCTGATGTTGTAATGGTTGAAGACTTCAACCCTGCAAAGATTAAACAAAACACACAGGTAAATATTATTTGGGTGATAGAGTAGTTTGAAATAAAATGACCCAATGAACATTTTACTGACAATAGGGTTACTGCTAATCATAGGTTATTCGGCAGGTTGGTTGCTGGACAAAATAGGATTGCCTAAAATAATCGGTTACATTGTTACCGGAATAATTCTAAGCCCGAATACCACCGACTTTAT contains the following coding sequences:
- the htpG gene encoding molecular chaperone HtpG: MAKGKINVTADNIFPVIKKFLYSDHEIFLRELVSNAVDATEKLKHLSSMGEFKGEVGDTKIDISIDKDARTLTIKDRGIGMTSEEVEKYITDIAFSGAEEFMEKYKDQMDGKDLIGHFGLGFYSAFMVADKVEIFTKSFKEGSEAVRWECDGSPEYILESTDKKEDRGTEIVLHIDKDSDEFIENHRISELLNKYSKFVPVEIKFGEKDETVKEGEGDDAKETTVKVDNIINNTNPAWTKAPADLSDEDYNNFYRELYPSNFEDPLFHIHLNVDYPFNLTGILYFPKISKTMDMQKDKIQLYQNQVFITDNVENIVPDFLNMLKGVIDSPDIPLNVSRSYLQADAAVKRISGHITKKVADKLNSMYKNDREDFQKKWDDIKIIIEYGMLSEQKFYDRAKKFALYPTIDGEFFTFEELTEKVKDNQTDKDGNTVILYAGNKEAQHAYIERAKEKGYEVLLLDSPIVSHLIQKIEGENEKIKFARVDADSIEKLIDKNETVISKLSKEEEETLKPVIEGAISDSKYTIQMEALDSKELPFLVTVPEFIRRMNEQAQTGGGMMGMGQMPEMYNLVVNTNNELVSEILSEEDEERKGRLVRQGFDLAKLQQNLLHGEELTKFIKRSVDLIK
- a CDS encoding SIMPL domain-containing protein produces the protein MNRLKILFITIIIALAINVEAQEKENIRTLAVQGNGEISVKPDVANINFMLSSVNMDFEEAVDELNKKINKLTKSLKRAGIKKEEIYSSNYTIKKEYQHDYQNREKTFIGYKVSHSITLQTSADTKSVNKVFDALISSLKDVELTLSFGIKNTEQIKNELIKKAIEDAKQKASLMAQASGVKLLKIQTINYHSSPIHFRSGTNSMMVSKKMEADVVMVEDFNPAKIKQNTQVNIIWVIE